TAACAAGGTGGAGTTCATCGAGCTGCCGATCGCACTCGACGCGATCACGCTGGTGAAGAACGACCAGAACACCTGGGCGCAGGACCTCACCATCGACCAGCTGCGCGAGATCTGGTCCGCCGAGTCCTCCGTGTCCAAGTGGTCCGACCTGGACCCGAGCTGGCCGGATGAGGAAATTGTGCTCTACGGTCGCCCGGAGGGTTCCGGTACCCTCGGCGTGTTCACGGCCACCGTGCTGGACGGCGAGAAGATCCGCGAGGACTACAAGGCTACGGATGACATCGACGAGCTCTCCGGCTGGATCGCCGACGACGTCAACGGCCTGGGCTTCATGGGCGTGGGCAACTACCTGGCCACCGAGGGCTCCATCCGCGACCGCATCGGCAACGTGTCCGTCGACGGTGTTGCCCCGGGCCGCGAGGAGACCCAGTCCGGCGAGTACCCGCTGTCCCGCCCGCTGTTCATCTACGTGAGCAAGAAGTCGGCTGAGGCGGAGACCGTGGAGACGTTCGTCACCGAGTACCTCAACCGCGTCGAGGCCGCGCTGCCGCGCGTGTTCTTCTACCAGCTGCCGGAGGAGGATTACACCGCTGCCAAGGAGCGTTTTGAGAAGCGCACCGTGGGCGCGGATGATCGCTGGCAGGGTTAGTTCGAGCGGACGTCGATAAGCAAAAAGCCCCTTCGGGGGCTTTTCTTCTGCGGTGGGTAGGGTGGAGGTATGACAACTTTCAAGAAAACCTCTGCCCTGACCGCAACTGTGCTCGTTTCCGGCGCGCTACTCGCCGGCTGCGGTTCCAGCGAGTGGGACGGTACGTGGACCGGCGACATCACCGCCACCAACGCTGAGACCGGGGGCGGCACGGCAACCGTGACCGTCAAGGGCGGCGATTGCTCCTGGACCATGACGGAGACCACCGGCGAAACCAACGACGCCAAGTGCAAGCAGTCCGGCGAAGACTTCAAGCTCGCCGACCCGCTGACGGGCCAGGACCTGAAGTACACCGGCCAGGTGACCAACGACACGCTGACACTGACCCCGCAGAACGACGCCGCGGAGAAGGTCGGCGTGATGGTGCTGCAGCGCTAGTGGTTGGCGTTAGTGTCCAGCTTGTCGGTGACGGTGACGCCGTAGATGGAGCGGCCCATGACGAAGCTGCCGACGGAGCCGATGATCCACACGCCGGCGACAGCGATCACCGCCATGAGGAACTCGCCCAGCCGGAACCCGTAGGTGCCCCAGGAGTAGATGAGCTTGGCTAGAACGAGCGTGGGGAATGCGAGGCACACGAGTGGGCCGAGCAGGTTCGCGCGGGTCAGCGCGTCCGGCGCGCGCAGCTGCAACAGCACGGTGGCCACAACGTAGACGGTGGAGATGACCACCAGCGCGACGACGATGATTTCCAGGACAGTCATTAGCGGCGCCCCCTCGAGATAATGCGGGCCATGGAGATGGTGGGAATGACGCCGCAGACCAGGGCGGCGAGGATGGCGACGTCGTAGCCGATCATGGTCTCGCGCACCAGCGTCCAGACCAGGAAGATGGCGATCATGGCGTAGAACACGAAGTCCGCCATCACGGCGCGCGAGAGTTCGTCGCGCGTCAGAATCACTGCGCCGAGGCCAATCAACAGCGCGGCGGCCATGATGATCATGCAGACGGCCATCACGGTTTCAAATGGGGTGGCAAACATTTAGTCCATCCTCTCTGCCGGCGGGACGTGGGCCGCAGTCGGCGCGCCGTGGTCCTTGTACGGCTCCCAGGCGACGCTAGCAGCGTCGAACGGAATTGCCTTGACCTTGGGGTTGACGTGCTCCTCCATGTCGGCCAGACCCTCGATCACGTCGACTGGGTCCGCGCCGAACGCGGCCTGCACAATCAGCACCTCGGCGGCATCGTCCGCCGTGCGGTGGCGCAGACCCACGGACAGGGTGCCGGGGGTGACGGTGATGGAGGTGGAGAACCAGAAGATCTCCCAGTCCGTCTTCAGGCGCAGCGGGTAGTAGATGATCACGGGTTCAAGCCCCGTCCTTGGCTTGAACGCGGCGACCACGGCCGCCCAACCCGCTACGAAGATCTCTTTGATGATCCACAGCGTGTACTTCATCGCGTGCAGCATTTAACGTCCTCCCTGGTACACGCCCACGGCGTCGGTGCCCAGCACGGCCGTGGTGTACTGGTCCACGTTCAGCAACGCGTCGGCGCCGCTGGTGGTGATGCCCCACATCTGCCCGGCAAAGATGAACATTGCCAGGGACAGGAGCATCATGCTTAACGACGGCAGCAAATACGGCCACCGCACATTCAACGCAGCCGGGTAGTGCTGCATCGGGCGGCCCCAGAAGACCTTGCGCCAGACGCGCATCATGGACAGCAACGCGCCGAAGGACGCGACGATGATGGTGCCGATGACTACCCACGACGTGACGTCGCTAGGCTTCGCCGCGGCGAGCATGATGGTCACCTTGCCGAAGAGGCCGGAGAACGGCGGGAAGCCCACGATGGAGAACGCGCCGGCCACGAACACGGCCGAAGTGATCGGGTCGCGCCGGGCGAGGCCGGAAAGCTTGCTCATGGTGCCGGTGCCGTAGGTTTCCTCGATCGCGCCGGAGTTCAGCGTGAGCGCGCCGACGGTGATCATGTGGTGCAGCGTGTACAACAGGCCCGCGGCGAGCGCGTAACGGGCTTGCTCGCCGCCCCCGCCGGTGAAGGCGAGCATGACCAGGATGAACGGCATGCCGTTGACCATCTGGTACGCCAGCACGCGGCGGATGGTGCTTTCCGCCAGACCGGCGAAGCCGCCGATGAGCATGGAGATGACCATGATGACGATGATCAGGGTGTTCCACCGCTCATCCATGTCGAAGACGACCACCCAGATGCGGTAGAGCATGTACACCGCCACCTTGGTGTGCAGGCCCGAGAAGAGCCCCATGACGGCCGCGGAGGTGGAGGGGTAGGTGCGCGGCAGCCAGGTGTGCACCGGGAAGACACCGGCCTTCGCCGCGATGGCGATGACCACAATGCCCATCGCCACCGTCACCGGGCCGTTGCCGGCGGCGGCGCCGCGCAGGGCCGCGATGTTCACGGCCCCGGCCACGCCGTAGACGTAGCCGACGCCGAGCACCAGAAGCGTAGAGGCCGCCAGGTTCACCAGCACGAAGGCGCGGGCGGACAGGAGGCGGTGGCGGGTACCCGTCATGGCGATCAGGCCGTAGGAGGGCAGGAGCATGACCTCGATCATGACGAAGAAGTTGAACAGGTCCGCGGTGAGCAGCGCGCCGGAGACACCGGTGATAAGCACCAGCGTCAGGGGCGTGAAGTAGCGGGCCTGCGTCTCGCCGGCCACGATGGCAAACCAGTTGGATGTGAGCGCCACGATCATGGTGGTGACCAGCATGATGGCGGAGAATTGGTCGCCGGCAAAGGAGATGCCCACGCCGGCTTGGTAGCCGCCGACGGTGTGGCTGATCGTGCCGTGCTCGCCGGTGTAGAGGTACAGCCAAACACCGCCGGCGAGGTTGATGGCCGGGATGATGATTGAAAGTGCGTCGTTGAGCGCCTTGCTCGGGGAAAGCGCCGTGACGGCGGAGATGATCAGCGGGAGCGCGACGAAGATGGGCAGGATTGCGTCTGCGGTCATCGTTCGGTCACCTCCAGGGAGCGGTCAACGGTCTCAAGGACTTCCATGTCGTGGATGGCGCGCAGCTTGCGCGGGTTGAGGCGGGCGGTGCGCCCGGCGGTGGACAGGGCGGACGGGGAGAGCTCCATGTGGCTGTAGCCGGAGTCGGTGCCGGTGGGCTGATCCTTCGTGTCGTCGTCCTTGCCCAAGGATGCGAGCATGAGCAGGATGGTCGTGGTTGCCATCGCAATCACGATGGCGGTGAGCACGAACGCCTGCGGCAGCGGGTCGGACATGTCTTCCAGCGCGGTGCGGGAGGGGAACGCCTCGCCGCGCCACGCGCCTACTCCCGCGGCGAGCAGGGTGAGGTTGGCGGCGTGGCCGAACAGGGACATGCCGAACACCACGCGCACCATGCCGCGTTGCATGACCAGGTACACGGAGCCGGCGGTTAGGACTGCGATTGTCAGTGCCATCACCATGGTTAATCAAGCTCCTTCGACAGGACGGATCGGGGGGCCTCGGCCGGGTTGAGCGGTGACGGGTGGGCATCCACGGCATTTTCGGGGTGCTCCGGCTCGGGGACGTTGGGCAGCGGGTTTTCTGCCTCGCTGCGGGTGTACACCAGCTCCGAGACCTCCGCGCCGGGGCGCAGGTAGCCGCCGAGGGAGTTGATGGCCTGGGTGACCATGCCAACCACGCACATGTAAATGCCGGCGTCGAAGATCATGGCCGTGGTGAAGTGCTGGCCCAGGATTTCTCCGTAGATGGAGTACATGAAGCCGCCCTCGATCAGGCCCAGGAAGCCGGACGAGATGGCGACGATGATGCCCCAGCCGATCAGGCGCACCGGGGTCTTCTCGTTGACCACGGTGGTGTCCGCGCCGCGGGAGAGGTAGTTCAGCGCGAAGCCGGTGGCAAGCACAAGTGCTGCGACGAAGCCGCCGCCGGGGGCGTTGTGGGCGCGGAAGAAGATGACCACGGAGAGCACTACCAGGACCGGCAGCACCATCGCGGCGGCCTTGCGCAGGGGCAGGGTGTTGAACTGGGATTGGCCGAACGGGCGCGGGCGGGTGCCGGCCTCGAACTTGTGGCGCGGCATGGAGGACGTCACCGCCATGATCACCACCGCGGCCATGCCCAGCACGGACAGCTCGCCCAGGGTGTCAAAGCCACGGAACTCCACGATAATCACGGCCACGATGTTGTCCGCGTGCGTTTCCAACCCGCCCTCGGTGAGGAACCACAACGCCAGCTCGGAGCGCTCGCGGCGGCCCAGCAGGCTCCACACGCCTAGGAAAGCGGTGATGCCGGCCAGGGCGGCGAACACCGTCGCGGTGACCTGCCTGCGCTTCGGAGTCTCCGGGAACATGCGCGGCTGGAAGCGCAGCACCATGAGCATGACCACGACGGTGAGCGCCTCCACCAAGAACTGGGTCAGCGCCACGTCCGGCGCGCCCAGCATGAACATCTGCAGCGTCATGCCCACGCCCACGGTGCCCAACAGCACGGTGGTGGCCAGGCGGGAGCGCGTGCGGCACATGCCCACCACCGAGGCGGCGATGATGGCGAACGGGATGAGGTCCCACCACACGTCGATGCCTTCCGCGCGCGGGGCGAGCGGCACGCCGTCCACGCCGTCTGTCAGCAGCGCCGTGGACAGGCCAAG
Above is a genomic segment from Corynebacterium sp. CNCTC7651 containing:
- a CDS encoding substrate-binding domain-containing protein; the protein is MKRIYAALPLAAAMLLTGCSTESKPAGDGVIDITGSATVEPITRFIAERTDTPVNLTSEGSTDGFQVFCKGESDINDSSVAIPAEDQKLCADNKVEFIELPIALDAITLVKNDQNTWAQDLTIDQLREIWSAESSVSKWSDLDPSWPDEEIVLYGRPEGSGTLGVFTATVLDGEKIREDYKATDDIDELSGWIADDVNGLGFMGVGNYLATEGSIRDRIGNVSVDGVAPGREETQSGEYPLSRPLFIYVSKKSAEAETVETFVTEYLNRVEAALPRVFFYQLPEEDYTAAKERFEKRTVGADDRWQG
- a CDS encoding Na+/H+ antiporter subunit G — its product is MTVLEIIVVALVVISTVYVVATVLLQLRAPDALTRANLLGPLVCLAFPTLVLAKLIYSWGTYGFRLGEFLMAVIAVAGVWIIGSVGSFVMGRSIYGVTVTDKLDTNANH
- a CDS encoding cation:proton antiporter; translated protein: MFATPFETVMAVCMIIMAAALLIGLGAVILTRDELSRAVMADFVFYAMIAIFLVWTLVRETMIGYDVAILAALVCGVIPTISMARIISRGRR
- a CDS encoding monovalent cation/H+ antiporter subunit E, whose translation is MLHAMKYTLWIIKEIFVAGWAAVVAAFKPRTGLEPVIIYYPLRLKTDWEIFWFSTSITVTPGTLSVGLRHRTADDAAEVLIVQAAFGADPVDVIEGLADMEEHVNPKVKAIPFDAASVAWEPYKDHGAPTAAHVPPAERMD
- a CDS encoding monovalent cation/H+ antiporter subunit D family protein, with the translated sequence MTADAILPIFVALPLIISAVTALSPSKALNDALSIIIPAINLAGGVWLYLYTGEHGTISHTVGGYQAGVGISFAGDQFSAIMLVTTMIVALTSNWFAIVAGETQARYFTPLTLVLITGVSGALLTADLFNFFVMIEVMLLPSYGLIAMTGTRHRLLSARAFVLVNLAASTLLVLGVGYVYGVAGAVNIAALRGAAAGNGPVTVAMGIVVIAIAAKAGVFPVHTWLPRTYPSTSAAVMGLFSGLHTKVAVYMLYRIWVVVFDMDERWNTLIIVIMVISMLIGGFAGLAESTIRRVLAYQMVNGMPFILVMLAFTGGGGEQARYALAAGLLYTLHHMITVGALTLNSGAIEETYGTGTMSKLSGLARRDPITSAVFVAGAFSIVGFPPFSGLFGKVTIMLAAAKPSDVTSWVVIGTIIVASFGALLSMMRVWRKVFWGRPMQHYPAALNVRWPYLLPSLSMMLLSLAMFIFAGQMWGITTSGADALLNVDQYTTAVLGTDAVGVYQGGR
- a CDS encoding sodium:proton antiporter; protein product: MVMALTIAVLTAGSVYLVMQRGMVRVVFGMSLFGHAANLTLLAAGVGAWRGEAFPSRTALEDMSDPLPQAFVLTAIVIAMATTTILLMLASLGKDDDTKDQPTGTDSGYSHMELSPSALSTAGRTARLNPRKLRAIHDMEVLETVDRSLEVTER